Within the Flavobacterium sp. N502536 genome, the region GCCGATTTTCAATCCCAATTTCAGTGGTTCATCGGATTCGCCTTTCTGCTGTTGTTTTTAGATATTTTCCTTTTAGAAAGAAAAACAAACTGGATTAAAGAGTTGAATTTATTTAACGAAAAGAAATAATTAAAGTTAGCCACTAATTACACAAAGGAAAAAATGTCTTTGTGAGATTCAAAAAATAAAAAACAATTAAATTAGTGCAAATTGGTACAATTTGTGGCCCACTAAAAACATAAAAAATTAGAATGAAAAATTTACTTCTTTATATTTTACTAACATTTTCTTTGGCAGTTTCTGCTCAGGAGAAAGACAAAACATTGCCTGACGCCAATGAGGAATATAAGCAGAATAAATTTACTGATGCCGAAGCCAACTACAGAATTTCTGAGTCAAAATTCCCAAAACGCGCGACTGCCCCTTATAACCTGGGAAATACAATTTACAGACAAAATCAGGCTTCTGAAGCCAAGTTTGCTTACGCGAAAGCCATCAAAAATTCAAAAACAAGACCTGAAAAACACAAAGCATTTCACAACTTAGGAAATGTTTTCATGAAAGAGAAAAATTATACTCAGGCCGTTGAAGCCTACAAAGAAGCTTTGCGCAACGATCCGACTGACGAAGAATCGCGTTACAACTATGCTTTGGCCAAACAAAAACTAAAAGAAAATCCTCCGAAAAACGATAAAAACAAAGACAAGAATAAGGATAAAAAGAACGACAAAAAAGACGATCAGAAAAAAGACGGCGACAATAAAGACAAAAAGGACGGAAAAGACGATCAGAAAAAAGACGATAAAGGCGACAAAGACAAGGATAAAAAAGACGGCAAAAACGACCCTAAGAAAGATGACAAATCCGACAACAAAGGGGAGCCAAAACCAATGCCGGGAGGAATATCCAAAGAAAGAGTTCAGAATTTACTAGATGCGGTAAACAACGAAGAAAAGAAAATTCAGGACAAAGTAAACGCCCAAAAGGTAAAAGGTAACCCTAAAAAAACAGAAAAAGACTGGTAGACCGATTGTTTGTCGTTTATAGTTTATAGTTCTTAAACCAACCATAAACTACAAACAACCAACAACAAACTATAAACAACAAACCGATTAAACAAGTAATGAAAAGATATTTAATTCTATTACTATTCACTTTTCAGGGGCTTATGGCTCAGGTTCAATTTGAAGCCAAAGTAAGCAAGAACACGCTTGGCGTAAATGAAAGACTGCGTATTGACTTCATCATGAATGTGGATGGAGACAACTTTGACCAGCCTACATTTGATGGTTTTAAAATT harbors:
- a CDS encoding tetratricopeptide repeat protein; the protein is MKNLLLYILLTFSLAVSAQEKDKTLPDANEEYKQNKFTDAEANYRISESKFPKRATAPYNLGNTIYRQNQASEAKFAYAKAIKNSKTRPEKHKAFHNLGNVFMKEKNYTQAVEAYKEALRNDPTDEESRYNYALAKQKLKENPPKNDKNKDKNKDKKNDKKDDQKKDGDNKDKKDGKDDQKKDDKGDKDKDKKDGKNDPKKDDKSDNKGEPKPMPGGISKERVQNLLDAVNNEEKKIQDKVNAQKVKGNPKKTEKDW